A window of the Besnoitia besnoiti strain Bb-Ger1 chromosome Unknown contig00021, whole genome shotgun sequence genome harbors these coding sequences:
- a CDS encoding putative ribosomal protein S3 (encoded by transcript BESB_042060): MFGQRVNSLIFYSKLYSKYNNLWTIYLNNLNWVYYFFNTIQFISYLNYFKHKILLNNFNFFSLNNKYKFQLNINCIFYFYNYFLKFKIFLKGLQTIKKISKKINKINKSTYKYYIYINFLILKNPFSSINYFFYYIIKKFQQTLSLRKILKQLSLLILNIKKTHIKGIKILISGKINGVAIAKKETCNYGLNYFNKYIYNIKYNVFYLKTKFGVLGFKFWIFLI; encoded by the coding sequence ATGTTTGGACAACGTGTTAATTCATTAATTTTTTATTCTAAACTTTATTCAAAATATAATAATTTATGGACAATATATTTAAATAATTTAAATTGGGTATATTATTTTTTTAATACTATTCAGTTTATTAGTTATTTAAATTATTTTAAACATAAAATTTTATTAAATAATTTTAATTTTTTTTCTTTAAATAATAAATATAAATTTCAATTAAATATAAATTGTATTTTTTATTTTTATAATTATTTTTTAAAATTTAAAATTTTTTTAAAAGGGCTTCAAACTATTAAAAAAATTTCTAAAAAAATAAATAAAATAAATAAATCTACATATAaatattatatatatattaatTTTTTAATATTAAAAAATCCTTTTTCTTCTATAAATTATTTTTTTTATTATATTATAAAAAAATTTCAACAAACTTTATCTTTAAGAAAAATTTTAAAACAACTTTCTTTATTAATATTAAATATTAAAAAAACGCATATTAAAGGAATTAAAATCTTAATATCTGGTAAAATTAATGGAGTAGCTATAGCAAAAAAAGAAACATGTAATTATGGTTTAAATTATTTTAATAAATATATTTATAATATAAAGTATAATGTATTTTATTTAAAAACAAAATTTGGAGTTTTAGGATTTAAATTTTGGATATTTTTAATTTAA
- a CDS encoding ribosomal protein S4 (encoded by transcript BESB_042070), giving the protein MEKTFKAKLKKLQYFKLTFLPGFCTKLLKKELVFTKKGKLSAFLTKLLEKQKLKYNYGLKENQIKKYFKYIKLLKVFNLVQIIELRLDATLFRIGFAKSINQAKQLITHGFIFINSILIKNPNFLLTEKDLIYINPKKSTILLICRINLFFRYYNKYNLYIYNLCVEYLKFKLQKEFYFKLYLFISFNETLVKNYYKF; this is encoded by the coding sequence ATGGAAAAAACTTTTAAAGCAAAACTTAAAAAATTACAATATTTTAAGCTTACTTTTTTACCTGGTTTTTGTACTAAACTATTAAAAAAAGAATTAGTGTTTACGAAAAAAGGAAAATTGTCTGCTTTTTTAACTAAATTACTAGAAAAACAAAAATTAAAGTATAATTATGGGCTTAAAGAAAATCAAATTAAAAAATATTTTAAATATATTAAATTATTAAAAGTTTTTAATTTGGTTCAAATTATTGAATTACGTTTAGATGCTACTTTATTTAGAATAGGATTTGCAAAATCTATAAATCAAGCTAAACAATTAATTACTCATGGATTTATTTTTATTAATTCTATTTTAATTAAAAATCCTAATTTTCTTTTAACAGAAAAAGATTTGATTTATATAAATCCTAAAAAATCTACTATTCTTTTAATTTGTAGGATTAATTTATTTTTTAGATATTATAATAAATATaatttatatatttataaTTTATGTGTAGAATATTTAAAATTTAAATTACAAAAAGAATTTTATTTTAAattatatttatttatttcTTTTAATGAGACTTTAGTTAAAAATTATTATAAATTTTAA
- a CDS encoding uncharacterized protein (encoded by transcript BESB_042080), which produces MLSVVIFIKLSYSDATSRHRGAKPPRQYGLSGEISLLSLDLYLYKHFYFTEIFLKTVFKSLHLSCGSELTRQ; this is translated from the exons ATGCTTTCAGTAGTTATTTTTATTAAACTTAGCTATTCA GATGCGACGAGCCGACATCGAGGTGCCAAACCTCCCCGTCAATATGGACTATCGGGAGAGATCAGCCTGTTATCCCTAGA TCTGTATCTTTACAAACATTTCTATTTCACCGAAATTTTCTTAAAGACAGTGTTCAAGTCGTTACACCTTTCGTGCGGGTCGGAACTTACCCGACAATGA